A genomic region of Brevibacillus sp. JNUCC-41 contains the following coding sequences:
- a CDS encoding NETI motif-containing protein, producing MSKKGKERFEVIEGESIDACLDRIKAAGYFPVRRTEEPIFAERIENGKVQYVPVDRKIVFEAKLIE from the coding sequence GTGAGTAAAAAGGGTAAGGAAAGGTTTGAAGTCATCGAGGGCGAGTCGATCGATGCATGTTTAGATCGGATTAAAGCGGCAGGATACTTTCCTGTAAGGCGAACGGAGGAGCCAATCTTTGCCGAGAGAATTGAAAATGGCAAAGTCCAATATGTGCCAGTTGATCGGAAAATTGTATTCGAAGCAAAATTAATTGAGTAA
- the purE gene encoding 5-(carboxyamino)imidazole ribonucleotide mutase: MKPQVGVIMGSVSDWETMKYACESLEQLEIPYEKRVVSAHRTPDLLFEYAESAKERDIKVIIAGAGGAAHLPGMTAAKTIVPVIGVPIQSKALNGMDSLLSIVQMPGGVPVATVAIGKAGAVNAGLFAAQILAAFDSDIADRLEALRNETREKVLQSSEQLK; this comes from the coding sequence ATGAAACCGCAAGTTGGGGTTATTATGGGAAGTGTCTCGGATTGGGAAACGATGAAATACGCTTGTGAATCATTGGAACAGCTTGAGATTCCCTATGAAAAAAGAGTCGTTTCCGCCCACCGGACGCCGGATTTACTATTTGAATATGCAGAGAGTGCAAAAGAGAGAGATATTAAAGTGATTATTGCCGGTGCAGGCGGGGCTGCACATCTTCCAGGTATGACCGCCGCTAAAACGATTGTCCCTGTGATAGGCGTTCCAATACAGTCGAAGGCATTAAATGGGATGGATTCGTTATTATCGATTGTTCAAATGCCTGGTGGCGTACCGGTTGCAACGGTCGCGATCGGAAAAGCGGGCGCAGTCAATGCCGGTTTGTTTGCGGCTCAAATATTAGCAGCTTTTGATTCTGACATTGCTGATAGGTTAGAGGCTTTACGAAACGAAACCAGAGAAAAGGTGTTACAGAGCAGTGAACAACTTAAATAA
- the purK gene encoding 5-(carboxyamino)imidazole ribonucleotide synthase encodes MNNLNNTVILPGQTIGIIGGGQLGRMMALSAKASGFKIAVLEPTAEGPCAQVADIEITGAYDDIEALKRLAEVSDVITYEFENISSAALDWLKQHAYLPQGSELLKLTQDRLTEKKSISDAGASVAPYQEIQEISEIYLHIEKIGYPSVLKTTRGGYDGKGQLVIKEEADIKKAESLLKTGKCVLEAWIPFVKEISIIVTRKANGEVSHFPIAENIHIENILHKSIVPARISQQAERKAINEALQLAEKLDLVGTLAVEMFLTAQDEIIINELAPRPHNSGHYTMEACETSQFEQHIRAVCNWPLGNTELLKPVVMINILGEHIGPLMDEIPTLSDWKVHLYGKKEAKLKRKMGHVNILRPTIEEALLESDRSKIWNQQVETEEVK; translated from the coding sequence GTGAACAACTTAAATAATACAGTCATTTTACCGGGACAGACCATTGGAATAATTGGCGGTGGGCAATTGGGCAGGATGATGGCCCTATCGGCTAAGGCATCGGGCTTTAAAATTGCGGTCCTTGAGCCGACTGCAGAAGGTCCATGTGCTCAAGTGGCGGATATAGAAATCACTGGTGCTTATGATGATATCGAAGCATTGAAAAGATTAGCTGAGGTCAGTGATGTCATAACTTACGAGTTTGAAAATATCAGTTCAGCAGCCTTGGATTGGTTAAAGCAACATGCATATCTTCCACAGGGCTCAGAATTATTAAAGCTGACACAGGATAGATTGACGGAAAAAAAATCCATATCTGATGCAGGTGCTTCCGTTGCTCCATATCAGGAAATACAGGAAATTTCAGAAATTTACCTTCATATAGAGAAAATAGGGTACCCTAGTGTGTTAAAAACGACGCGGGGCGGTTATGATGGAAAAGGGCAGTTGGTCATTAAGGAAGAAGCCGATATCAAAAAGGCTGAATCCCTGCTCAAAACAGGTAAATGTGTGCTGGAAGCCTGGATTCCTTTCGTAAAGGAAATCTCCATTATCGTGACGCGCAAGGCAAATGGCGAGGTAAGTCATTTTCCGATTGCGGAAAACATTCATATTGAAAACATTCTTCATAAAAGTATTGTTCCCGCCCGTATTAGTCAACAAGCTGAACGGAAAGCTATTAATGAAGCTTTGCAGCTTGCAGAGAAACTTGATTTGGTGGGGACATTGGCAGTCGAGATGTTTTTAACCGCTCAGGATGAGATCATCATTAATGAATTAGCTCCAAGACCTCATAACTCAGGCCATTATACAATGGAAGCATGTGAGACTTCACAGTTCGAGCAGCATATTAGGGCTGTCTGCAATTGGCCGCTCGGAAATACGGAGTTATTGAAGCCTGTGGTAATGATAAACATCCTTGGTGAGCATATCGGGCCCTTAATGGATGAAATTCCGACGCTTTCAGATTGGAAGGTCCACCTATACGGTAAGAAAGAAGCCAAGCTTAAGCGGAAAATGGGTCATGTGAATATTTTACGTCCAACGATCGAGGAAGCTCTTTTGGAAAGTGATCGAAGCAAAATATGGAATCAACAGGTTGAAACGGAGGAAGTAAAATGA
- the purB gene encoding adenylosuccinate lyase produces the protein MIERYTRPEMGNIWTEKNRFNAWLEVEILACEAWSELGAIPKEDVKLLREKATFDVDRINEIEKDTRHDVVAFTRAVSETLGEERKWVHYGLTSTDVVDTALSYVIKQANEILAKDLNNFVEILKNKAKEHKYTVQMGRTHGVHAEPTTFGLKLALWYQEMKRNVERFEEARKNIEVGKISGAVGTYANIDPFVEKFVCEKLGLEAAPISTQTLQRDRHAHYMSTLALIATSIEKFAVEIRGLQKSETREVEEFFAKGQKGSSAMPHKRNPIGSENMTGMARVIRGYMMTAYENVPLWHERDISHSSAERIILPDATIALNYMLNRFSNIVKNLTVYPENMKRNMDRTLGLIFSQRVLLSLIDKGLVREEAYDTVQPKAMEAWELQVPFRSLIEKDDKITSLLTKEELDDCFDPTHHLKNVDVIFDRLGL, from the coding sequence ATGATTGAACGTTATACCCGCCCAGAGATGGGAAACATTTGGACAGAAAAGAACCGCTTTAATGCGTGGTTGGAAGTTGAAATCTTAGCTTGTGAAGCATGGTCTGAGCTAGGTGCCATTCCAAAAGAAGATGTGAAGCTTCTTCGTGAAAAGGCCACATTCGATGTGGACCGTATCAATGAAATCGAAAAAGATACACGCCATGATGTTGTTGCTTTTACACGTGCGGTTTCTGAAACGTTGGGTGAAGAACGGAAATGGGTCCATTACGGACTGACTTCCACTGATGTGGTGGATACAGCTCTTTCATATGTGATTAAGCAAGCGAATGAGATCCTTGCCAAGGATTTAAATAACTTCGTGGAGATCCTGAAAAATAAAGCGAAGGAACATAAATACACGGTTCAAATGGGACGTACACATGGAGTTCATGCTGAGCCGACCACTTTTGGGTTGAAATTGGCTCTTTGGTATCAAGAAATGAAACGTAATGTCGAACGTTTTGAAGAAGCAAGAAAGAACATAGAGGTTGGGAAAATCTCTGGAGCTGTCGGAACTTACGCAAACATCGACCCGTTCGTTGAAAAATTTGTTTGTGAAAAGCTTGGTCTTGAAGCAGCGCCAATTTCAACACAAACATTGCAGCGCGATCGCCACGCACATTATATGAGCACATTGGCTTTAATAGCGACATCAATTGAAAAGTTCGCAGTGGAAATTCGCGGCTTGCAAAAAAGTGAAACACGCGAAGTGGAAGAATTCTTTGCAAAAGGACAAAAAGGTTCTTCAGCAATGCCCCATAAACGGAATCCAATCGGTTCTGAAAATATGACGGGCATGGCACGTGTAATCCGCGGTTACATGATGACAGCATATGAGAATGTGCCATTATGGCATGAACGTGACATTTCACATTCTTCTGCTGAGCGCATCATCTTGCCGGATGCAACGATCGCATTAAACTACATGCTGAACCGTTTCAGCAACATAGTGAAGAACTTGACCGTATATCCAGAAAATATGAAACGCAATATGGACCGTACGCTTGGATTGATTTTCTCACAACGTGTACTGCTTTCCCTTATCGATAAAGGACTTGTCCGCGAAGAAGCTTATGATACGGTTCAGCCGAAAGCGATGGAGGCATGGGAGCTTCAAGTTCCATTCCGAAGCTTGATCGAAAAGGATGATAAAATCACAAGCTTGCTTACGAAAGAAGAACTTGATGATTGTTTCGATCCTACACATCACCTGAAAAATGTTGATGTAATCTTTGATCGTTTAGGTTTATAA
- the purC gene encoding phosphoribosylaminoimidazolesuccinocarboxamide synthase, protein MEKRELLYEGKAKQIFATDNSEIVWVEYKDSATAFNGEKKSEIAGKGKLNNQITSLLFSKLAQENIPSHFIEMLSDREQLVKRVSIIPLEVVVRNTAAGSFSKRTGIEEGKPLKKTLIEFYYKDDELGDPLLTEDHIEELELASKEDVAILKEKAQEISIVLTSFFKELDIKLIDFKLEFGKTPNGDILLADEISPDTCRLWDINTNEKLDKDVFRRDLGSLTDAYEKILAKLEGTQHV, encoded by the coding sequence ATGGAAAAACGAGAATTGTTGTATGAAGGAAAAGCGAAACAGATTTTTGCAACGGACAACAGTGAAATAGTATGGGTGGAATACAAGGATTCGGCAACAGCGTTCAATGGTGAGAAGAAGTCGGAGATTGCCGGAAAAGGTAAGTTGAATAATCAAATTACTAGCTTACTATTTTCAAAGCTTGCCCAAGAAAATATCCCGTCCCATTTTATTGAAATGCTTTCCGACCGGGAGCAGCTAGTAAAGAGGGTATCCATCATTCCGCTTGAAGTCGTTGTCAGAAATACGGCTGCCGGCAGTTTTTCTAAAAGGACTGGCATTGAAGAAGGCAAGCCGCTAAAGAAAACGCTGATTGAGTTTTACTATAAAGATGACGAACTCGGCGATCCTCTGTTAACGGAAGACCATATTGAAGAATTGGAACTTGCAAGCAAGGAAGATGTAGCGATTTTAAAAGAAAAAGCACAAGAAATCAGTATTGTCTTAACTTCCTTCTTTAAAGAGTTGGACATTAAATTGATTGATTTTAAATTAGAGTTCGGTAAAACCCCGAATGGAGACATTTTGCTGGCAGACGAAATTTCACCTGATACTTGCCGATTATGGGATATTAATACGAACGAAAAGTTAGACAAAGATGTATTCCGCCGTGATTTAGGAAGTTTAACAGATGCTTACGAAAAAATACTAGCAAAGTTGGAGGGCACTCAACATGTATAA
- the purS gene encoding phosphoribosylformylglycinamidine synthase subunit PurS, with protein MYKVKVYITLRESVLDPQGAAVQQSLHSLTYNEVSDVRVGKYIELTIKDTDRDLDQLVKEMCEKLLANTVIEAYRYDVEEVITQ; from the coding sequence ATGTATAAGGTTAAGGTATATATCACACTACGCGAAAGTGTACTAGATCCACAGGGAGCAGCAGTGCAACAATCACTTCATAGTTTGACTTATAACGAAGTTAGCGATGTTCGAGTGGGGAAATACATTGAACTTACAATTAAAGATACGGATCGTGATTTAGATCAACTTGTGAAGGAAATGTGTGAAAAACTATTGGCCAATACGGTAATTGAAGCTTACCGTTATGATGTTGAGGAGGTTATCACCCAATGA
- the purQ gene encoding phosphoribosylformylglycinamidine synthase subunit PurQ has translation MKFAVIVFPGSNCDVDMYHAIKDALGEEVEYVWHSTDNLDQYDGILLPGGFSYGDYLRSGAIARFSNVMAEVVKAAQAGKPVLGVCNGFQILLEVGLLPGAMRRNEGLKFICRNVGLKVENNQSMFTTGYELNETITIPVAHGEGNYYCDNETLAELKRNNRILFTYDGENPNGSLEQIAGITNEQGNVLGMMPHPERAVDSLLGSKDGLKIFQSIVKNWRESHVITA, from the coding sequence ATGAAATTTGCTGTCATAGTTTTCCCTGGTTCCAATTGTGATGTCGATATGTACCATGCGATAAAGGATGCACTGGGGGAAGAAGTGGAGTATGTTTGGCACTCTACAGACAATCTAGATCAGTATGATGGGATTCTCCTTCCAGGAGGTTTCTCTTATGGAGACTATTTACGCTCTGGAGCTATTGCACGATTTTCGAATGTAATGGCCGAAGTCGTAAAAGCGGCACAAGCAGGAAAGCCTGTCTTGGGTGTCTGCAATGGTTTTCAGATTTTACTTGAAGTAGGACTTTTACCTGGAGCGATGCGCCGTAATGAAGGCTTGAAATTCATTTGCCGCAATGTAGGACTGAAGGTTGAAAATAATCAATCGATGTTCACGACAGGATATGAATTAAATGAAACGATTACGATCCCGGTTGCCCATGGTGAAGGGAATTACTACTGCGATAATGAGACATTGGCTGAATTAAAACGAAATAACCGCATCTTGTTCACGTATGATGGTGAAAATCCAAACGGAAGCTTGGAACAGATAGCGGGGATTACAAATGAACAAGGAAATGTCCTCGGAATGATGCCTCATCCCGAACGTGCTGTTGATTCGCTGCTTGGCAGTAAAGACGGCTTAAAGATTTTTCAATCCATCGTAAAAAACTGGAGGGAATCACATGTTATTACAGCTTGA